The DNA region GACGAACGCCAGCACGGCGAGCGCGATGACGATCGGCACGAAGACGCCGGACACCCGGTCGGCCAGGCGTTGCACGTCGGCCTTGCCGGTCTGCGCGTCCTCGACGAGCCGTCCCATCCGGGCGAGCTCGGTGTCGGCGCCGACGCGGGTGACGGCGACCACGAGCCGGCCGCCGACGTTGATCGTCGCGCCGGTCACCCGGTCGCCCGGTCCGACCTCGACGGGGACGGATTCGCCGGTGACCATGCTGCGGTCGACGGCCGAGGACCCGTCCTGCACGAGGCCGTCGCTGGGGATCCGCTCCCCCGGCCGCACGACGACGACGTCCCCGACGACGAGCGCCGACGCGGGCACACGCTGCTCGACGCCGTCGCGCAGCACCATGGCCTCCTTCGCGCCGAGTTCGAGCAGGGCGCGGAGTGCCGCCCCGGACTGCTTCTTGGCGCGGGCCTCCATGTACCGGCCGGCCAGGATGAACACCGTGACGGCCGCCGCGACCTCGAGGTACAGGTCGGTCGCCTCGGGGTCGGTCGCGATCCACGAGAACGTCATGTGCATGCCGGTCGTGCCGGCGTCGCCGAAGAAGAGGGCGTAGAGGGACCAGCCGAAGGCCGCCAGCACACCCACGCTGACCAGGGTGTCCATGGTCGCGGCACCGTGTCGGGCGTTCACCCACGCGGCGCGGTGGAACGGGAGCGCGCCCCACACCGCGACGGGCGCGGCGAGCGTCAGGGCGAGCCACTGCCAGTTCGGGAACTGCAGGACCGGCACCATCGAGAGCAGGACGACCGGCACGGCCAGGACCGCCGACACGACGAGTCGTCGGCGCAGCGCACCGGCCGGGTCGTCGGCGTCGTGGTCCGGCTCCGTCGTGTCGGTCGGCGGCGCGGGGACGGTCGCACCGTAGCCCGCCGACTCGACGGCGGCGATGAGGGCCGCGGGGTCGGCGGGGCCGTCAGCGGCGACCTGCACCTGCGCCTTCTCGGTGGCGTAGTTGACGGTGGCGGTGACCCCGGGGAGCTTGCCCAGCTTCCGTTCGATGCGGTTCGCGCACGAGGCGCAGGTCATGCCCGTGATGTCGAGCTCGACGATGCCGTCCGTCACGACGGCACGACCTCGTACCCCGCATCGGCGACCGCGCCGCGGAGCGCATCGGCGTCGACGGGTGCGTCCGAGGTGACGGTCACCGACGAGGCTCCGCCGGGGACGAGCGTGACGGCGACGTCGGACACCCCCTCGAGTTCGGTGAGTTCCTCGGTCACGCTCAGCACGCAGTGCTCGCAGGTCATGCCCTCGACGAGCAGCAGTTCGGTGGTCACGGTGTCTCCTCCTGTGGTTCGGGTGGGGGCGGCGGTCACGAGCGCACGAGCCGGGCGATGGCCTGGCTGGCTTCGCGGACCTTCTCGTCCGCGGCGTCGCCGCCCTCGGCGACCGCCTCGGCGACGCAGTGCTTGAGGTGGTCCTCGAGCAGCGACAGCGCCACGCGTTCGAGCGCCCGGTTCGCCGCCGAGATCTGGGTGAGGACGTCGATGCAGTACGTCTCGTCCTCGACCATGCGGGCGATGCCGCGCACCTGGCCCTCGGCGCGACGGAGCCGCTTGAGCAGGTCGTCCTTGTCGCCGATGTACCCGACGTGTTCGTGCATGCTGGCCTCCACGGTCCTCAATACGGTACCCCCCTAGGGTATTCCCTCCGATGGACGCGCGGACACGAACGAGGGTATTCACGTCGCCGTGCCGTCGATGTCATGCTTTCGACCATGACCGATCCGGCGACGAACGGCTTCCGCAGACTGCGGTTCGCCGACGGCGACGGCTCCGCCTACTCCGACATCTTCGAGGCGGAGTACCACGGATCCGACTTCGCCTCGGACACCTACGCGACCGACGACACCCGCTACGAGTACACGGTGGTGGGCGACGACGACCTGACGCTGCGGACCATGCGCGCCGAGGGCGGTCGACGCGGCGGGGTGATCGGGGCGCGGGAGGACCACGTCGTCTTCTGGCTCACCAGGGGCCGGCTCGAGATGCACTTCCCCGACCGCACGCGCGTGGTCGAGCCCGGCAGCCCGTACATCGCGAGTGCGTCCGAGGCGTACCGCTTCGAGTCCGACGGCACCGTCTACAACGGCGTGCACATCGCGGACTCGTTCCTGCGGACCGTCGGGCGCGACCTCGGCTACCGGCTGCCGGACGGCCCGCTGCTGTTCGACCAGCAGGACGAGGTCATCGCCCGCCGCGAACCGCTGCGCCACCTCATCGGGGAGCTCGGCCCGGCGCTCGTGGACGACCGCGTGGTCGGTCCGATGCGGACGGCGCTGAACCGTCGGCTGGCGATCGTCGTGCTCGACACCTTCCCGATCCGCAACCGCGGCGACGACGTCCCCGTCGCGAACCGCCTGCGCGACGCGATCCGCTACGTCGAACAGCACGCGGCAGAACGTCCGGCGGTGTCGGACATCGCCGCGGCGTGCGGGCTCAGTCAGCGGGGGCTGCAGGACGTGTTCGCCCGTACCCTCGATTCCACGCCGCACCGGTTCCTGCGCGAGCACCGGCTCGACCGTGCCCGGAGCGAACTCCTGCGCGCGGGCGACGACCGGGCCCCCGGCGCCGACGGGGTCGCCGTGGTCGCACGTCGCTGGGGGTTCACCAACCCGGGCCGGTTCGCCACCGCCTACCGCGAGCGGTTCGGCGAGGACCCCGCCGCCACGCTCCGCACGTCGCTGTCCGCACGACCCGACGGTGGTCGGTCCTCGTGGCGTGTCCGCCGCGCGGTGGCGTTCATCGAGCAGCACGCCGACGAGGACCTCTCCCTGCAGGACATCGCCGACGCCGCCGGGGTCCTGCCGCGACGCCTGCAGCAGCTCTTCCGGGCCGAGCGGGGCGAGTCCCCGATGGCCTGCGCCCGGGCGATCCGCGCCGCTGCAGAACGCAACGCGGCGGACGGAACACGCGAAACCGCCTGAGCGGACGGCCAGGGGGTACAGCCACATCCCCGTGTTCCCGCGGATTCCTGGATTTCTGCCGAATCCGAAAAGTCACGTGTGACGAATCTCTGGTGCAGCCCGTCTCATCCGTGAACAGCAACCGCTGGGAACGCCCGGCGGGTCAATCGGAAGGAACGAACCATGGCTGACTCCATCACCACCACCCCGGCCACCACCGCCGCGGCCCGGACCACCTCGCACGCCGGCTCGAACAGCGGCGTCACCGGCAAGACCGTCATCGACGACACCGTCGTGTCGAAGGTCGCCGGCATCGCCGCCCGTGAGGTCAACGGCGTGCACTCGCTCGGTGGCGGCGCAGCCCGTGCGATCGGTGCGCTCCGCGACGCGATCGGCCAGCGCGACTTCGGTCAGGGCGTCAAGGTCGAGGTCGGCGAGAAGCAGGTCGCCGCGGACATCGTCATCGTCGCCGAGTACCCGGTGTCGCTCCAGCAGGTCGCCGACGGCGTCCGCAGCAGCGTGGCCCGTGCCCTCGAGCAGATCGTCGGCATGGAGGTCGCCGAGGTCAACGTGACCGTCCAGGACGTCTTCATCCCGGGCGACGACGACGACAACGACAACGACGAGAAGAAGGAAGCGCGAGTCGCATGAGCAACATACTGATCGGTGCCCTCATCGGTGCCGTCCTCGCAGTCGTGGCACTGCAGTTCGGGTTCTGGGGCTTCGTCCTGGTCATCGTCTTCGGTGCGATCGGGGCCCTCGTGGCCGCCCTCGCCACCGGCAAGATCGACCGTGGCGCCCTGACCGACGTGCTCACCGGGCGCCGGAGCTCCCGGTGAACGCCGGCCCGGACGTCGTCCCGGGCCGCGTCGAGATCACCGCTCGTGCACTGACCTCGCTGGCGCGGGCCATCGCAGCCGAACGGCTCGGCGCCCCCGCCAAGCGGGTCAGGGTCGGTCTCGGAGACGCGGCCGGAGCGATGGCCCTCGACGTCACCGGCCCCATCGCCGCGGGCGACGACCTCGTCGCCCGTTCGGCCCAGGTCGCCGACGAGGTCAAGCGCCGCGTGAGCGAACTCACCGGCCGCCGCGTCGGCAGTGCCCACATCGAACTCACCGGGATCGTGCGCGAGCGCGAGTCCCGAACCCGGTAGGAGACCATCATGAGCAACGGTTCCGTCGAACGACGCATCCGTCGTCGGAGCGTGCACCGCTCCCGCTCGACCGCCGTGGCGGTGGCGCTGGTGGTCCTCGCACTGGTCGCCGCGTGGATCGGCACGGAGTCGGTCCTGCGGGCGATCGGGCGGCCTCCGCTCCTCGCCGACCCGCAGACCGCCGTCGACGCCGCACTGCAGCCCGACGCCGCGTTCGTCACGATCGCCGAGGTCATCGCCGTCGTGCTCGTCGTCCTGGGCATCGTGC from Curtobacterium sp. MCJR17_020 includes:
- a CDS encoding heavy metal-associated domain-containing protein, which gives rise to MTCEHCVLSVTEELTELEGVSDVAVTLVPGGASSVTVTSDAPVDADALRGAVADAGYEVVPS
- a CDS encoding metal-sensitive transcriptional regulator, encoding MHEHVGYIGDKDDLLKRLRRAEGQVRGIARMVEDETYCIDVLTQISAANRALERVALSLLEDHLKHCVAEAVAEGGDAADEKVREASQAIARLVRS
- a CDS encoding AraC family transcriptional regulator, yielding MTDPATNGFRRLRFADGDGSAYSDIFEAEYHGSDFASDTYATDDTRYEYTVVGDDDLTLRTMRAEGGRRGGVIGAREDHVVFWLTRGRLEMHFPDRTRVVEPGSPYIASASEAYRFESDGTVYNGVHIADSFLRTVGRDLGYRLPDGPLLFDQQDEVIARREPLRHLIGELGPALVDDRVVGPMRTALNRRLAIVVLDTFPIRNRGDDVPVANRLRDAIRYVEQHAAERPAVSDIAAACGLSQRGLQDVFARTLDSTPHRFLREHRLDRARSELLRAGDDRAPGADGVAVVARRWGFTNPGRFATAYRERFGEDPAATLRTSLSARPDGGRSSWRVRRAVAFIEQHADEDLSLQDIADAAGVLPRRLQQLFRAERGESPMACARAIRAAAERNAADGTRETA
- a CDS encoding Asp23/Gls24 family envelope stress response protein yields the protein MADSITTTPATTAAARTTSHAGSNSGVTGKTVIDDTVVSKVAGIAAREVNGVHSLGGGAARAIGALRDAIGQRDFGQGVKVEVGEKQVAADIVIVAEYPVSLQQVADGVRSSVARALEQIVGMEVAEVNVTVQDVFIPGDDDDNDNDEKKEARVA
- a CDS encoding DUF2273 domain-containing protein, whose translation is MSNILIGALIGAVLAVVALQFGFWGFVLVIVFGAIGALVAALATGKIDRGALTDVLTGRRSSR